The Streptomyces sp. NBC_01244 genome contains a region encoding:
- a CDS encoding TetR/AcrR family transcriptional regulator, whose product MRSPRPYSPQAGPGAPSLNERRKAATQLDIARAACELFAEHGPDGTTAEDIAHRAGVALRTFYRYFRNKQEAVAPLLAGGGDAWRALLAEEDPGTPLTEALERAVTRSLTDPQALDEGLEVTRGLLRAATTDEALRAVWYRVNQDSEERLVPVVARLAGPEAEPLAVRLLAAAATDAIRISLELWSTTDTPPSGPGSPAELAVRCLRDLTGAMPLMR is encoded by the coding sequence GTGAGATCCCCTCGTCCGTACTCTCCCCAGGCCGGCCCCGGAGCCCCGTCGCTGAACGAGCGCCGCAAGGCGGCCACCCAGCTCGACATCGCCCGCGCCGCCTGCGAACTCTTCGCCGAGCACGGCCCCGACGGCACCACCGCCGAGGACATCGCCCACCGCGCGGGCGTCGCGCTGCGCACGTTCTACCGCTACTTCCGCAACAAGCAGGAGGCCGTCGCCCCCCTGCTCGCGGGCGGCGGCGACGCCTGGCGCGCGCTGCTCGCCGAAGAGGACCCCGGCACCCCGCTGACCGAGGCCCTGGAGCGCGCCGTCACCCGCTCCCTCACGGACCCCCAGGCCCTCGACGAGGGCCTTGAGGTCACCCGCGGCCTGCTGCGCGCCGCCACGACCGACGAGGCCCTGCGGGCCGTCTGGTACCGGGTCAACCAGGACTCCGAGGAGCGCCTGGTCCCGGTCGTCGCCCGACTCGCCGGCCCGGAGGCCGAACCCCTCGCCGTCCGCCTCCTCGCGGCGGCGGCCACGGACGCGATCCGCATCTCCCTGGAACTGTGGTCCACCACGGACACCCCGCCCTCGGGCCCCGGCTCCCCTGCGGAACTCGCGGTCCGCTGCCTGCGCGACCTCACGGGCGCGATGCCCCTGATGCGCTGA
- a CDS encoding MazG-like family protein — protein sequence MDDTWKTIGALVARFDEHDRERGMAHEESVTLQILKIGEEFGEAAQAVIGAKGTNPRKGNSHTWSDVEAEVADVIVTAMVALARMRPDAPAFFAEHLREKSARFL from the coding sequence ATGGACGACACCTGGAAGACCATCGGGGCCCTCGTGGCACGGTTCGACGAGCACGACCGGGAGCGCGGGATGGCGCACGAGGAGAGCGTGACGCTGCAGATCCTGAAGATCGGGGAGGAGTTCGGGGAGGCGGCGCAGGCCGTCATCGGGGCCAAGGGGACCAACCCCCGCAAGGGGAACTCGCACACGTGGAGCGACGTGGAGGCGGAGGTCGCCGACGTCATCGTCACGGCGATGGTCGCGCTGGCCCGGATGCGGCCCGACGCCCCCGCCTTCTTCGCGGAGCACCTGCGGGAGAAGTCCGCCAGGTTCCTCTGA
- the glnA gene encoding type I glutamate--ammonia ligase, whose amino-acid sequence MFKNADEVTQYIQDNDVKFVDVRFCDLPGVMQHFTIPGRAFDPNEELAFDGSSIRGFQAIHESDMALRADITTARLDPFRKDKTLNINFFIHDPITGEAYSRDPRNIAKKAEAYLASTGIADTAFFGPEAEFYVFDSVRFATSANEGFYHIDSEAGAWNTGSEENNRGYKVRYKGGYFPVAPVDHFADLRAEISLELDAQGLQVERQHHEVGTGGQAEINYKFNTLLAAADDLMLFKYVVKNVAWRNGKTATFMPKPIFGDNGSGMHVHQSLWANGDPLFYDEAGYAGLSDMARYYIGGILKHAPSLLAFTNPTVNSYHRLVPGFEAPINMVYSQRNRSAAMRIPITGSNPKAKRVEFRAPDPSSNPYLAFSALLLAGLDGIKNKIEPMEPIDKDLYELSPDEHASVPQVPTSLEDVLKALEEDHEYLLAGGVFTPDLIETWIDYKRTHEIAPIALRPHPHEFELYFDL is encoded by the coding sequence ATGTTCAAGAACGCCGACGAAGTGACGCAGTACATCCAGGACAACGACGTCAAGTTCGTTGACGTCCGCTTCTGCGACCTGCCTGGTGTGATGCAGCACTTCACCATCCCGGGGCGCGCGTTCGACCCGAACGAGGAGCTCGCCTTCGACGGCTCCTCGATCCGCGGCTTCCAGGCGATCCACGAGTCCGACATGGCGCTGCGTGCCGACATCACCACCGCGCGCCTGGACCCGTTCCGCAAGGACAAGACGCTCAACATCAACTTCTTCATCCACGACCCGATCACGGGCGAGGCCTACTCGCGCGACCCGCGCAACATCGCGAAGAAGGCCGAGGCGTACCTCGCCTCCACCGGCATCGCCGACACCGCGTTCTTCGGCCCCGAGGCCGAGTTCTACGTGTTCGACAGCGTGCGCTTCGCGACCTCCGCGAACGAGGGCTTCTACCACATCGACTCCGAGGCCGGCGCCTGGAACACGGGCTCCGAGGAGAACAACCGTGGTTACAAGGTCCGCTACAAGGGTGGTTACTTCCCCGTAGCCCCGGTCGACCACTTCGCCGACCTGCGCGCCGAGATCTCCCTCGAGCTGGACGCCCAGGGCCTCCAGGTCGAGCGTCAGCACCACGAGGTCGGCACCGGCGGCCAGGCCGAGATCAACTACAAGTTCAACACGCTGCTCGCCGCGGCCGACGACCTGATGCTCTTCAAGTACGTCGTGAAGAACGTCGCCTGGCGCAACGGCAAGACCGCGACCTTCATGCCGAAGCCGATCTTCGGCGACAACGGCTCGGGCATGCACGTGCACCAGTCGCTGTGGGCGAACGGCGACCCGCTGTTCTACGACGAGGCCGGCTACGCGGGCCTGTCGGACATGGCGCGCTACTACATCGGCGGCATCCTCAAGCACGCCCCGTCGCTGCTGGCGTTCACCAACCCGACGGTGAACTCCTACCACCGCCTGGTCCCGGGCTTCGAGGCGCCGATCAACATGGTGTACTCGCAGCGCAACCGCTCCGCCGCGATGCGCATCCCGATCACGGGCTCGAACCCGAAGGCCAAGCGCGTCGAGTTCCGCGCCCCGGACCCGTCCTCGAACCCGTACCTGGCGTTCTCGGCCCTCCTGCTGGCCGGCCTCGACGGCATCAAGAACAAGATCGAGCCGATGGAGCCGATCGACAAGGACCTCTACGAGCTCTCCCCGGACGAGCACGCGAGCGTCCCGCAGGTCCCGACCAGCCTCGAGGACGTCCTCAAGGCCCTCGAGGAGGACCACGAGTACCTCCTGGCCGGCGGTGTCTTCACCCCCGACCTGATCGAGACCTGGATCGACTACAAGCGCACCCACGAGATCGCCCCGATCGCGCTGCGCCCGCACCCGCACGAGTTCGAGCTCTACTTCGACCTCTAA
- a CDS encoding RDD family protein, whose product MDKRQAIGSWLSGPREAAEGMGADFGYPGKQLGLPQQGSGSVARFGRRLGAVAIDWMACQLIAYGLITGRDWNGTGNWTLAVFVTLAILTVGTVGFTPGKRILGLRVVSQDGGRLGFGRVVLRTALLALLIPALVWDRDGRGLHDRLSRAVQVRI is encoded by the coding sequence GTGGACAAGAGGCAAGCAATCGGATCCTGGCTCTCCGGCCCCCGCGAGGCCGCGGAGGGGATGGGTGCCGACTTCGGGTACCCCGGCAAACAGCTCGGCCTGCCGCAGCAGGGGTCCGGCTCGGTGGCCCGTTTCGGCCGCCGGCTCGGCGCCGTGGCCATCGACTGGATGGCCTGCCAGCTGATCGCGTACGGCCTGATCACGGGCCGTGACTGGAACGGCACGGGGAACTGGACACTGGCGGTCTTCGTCACCCTGGCGATCCTGACGGTCGGCACCGTGGGCTTTACCCCCGGGAAGCGGATCCTGGGCCTCCGGGTCGTTTCGCAGGACGGCGGCCGGCTCGGCTTCGGCCGCGTGGTGCTGCGCACCGCACTGCTCGCCCTGCTGATCCCGGCCCTCGTCTGGGACCGCGACGGCCGCGGCCTGCACGACCGCCTCAGCCGCGCCGTGCAGGTCAGGATCTGA
- a CDS encoding DUF4191 domain-containing protein has translation MARKSNAETAANPGRLKQIALTYKMTRKADPKVGLIVAGVGIVTFGVFLAIGFLIDHPVYLGILGFLVAFLAMAIIFGRRAETAAFGQMEGQPGAAAAVLDNVGRGWSTTPAVAMSKQQDIVHRAVGKAGVVLIAEGNPNRVKPMLANEKKKLARIMPDIPVHDFIVGKGEGEVPLKKVRTTLMKLPRVLSGPQITQVNDKLRAMGDLLSNMPIPKGPMPKGMRMPRGGKMR, from the coding sequence ATGGCGAGGAAGTCAAACGCAGAGACTGCTGCGAACCCCGGGCGACTGAAGCAGATCGCCCTGACGTACAAGATGACGCGCAAGGCCGACCCGAAGGTCGGTCTGATCGTCGCGGGCGTGGGAATCGTCACCTTTGGTGTCTTTCTTGCGATCGGCTTCCTGATCGACCACCCGGTCTACCTGGGCATCCTGGGCTTCCTGGTGGCGTTCCTGGCGATGGCGATCATCTTCGGACGGCGAGCCGAGACGGCCGCCTTCGGACAGATGGAGGGACAGCCGGGCGCGGCCGCGGCCGTACTGGACAACGTGGGCCGGGGCTGGAGCACCACCCCCGCCGTCGCGATGAGCAAGCAGCAGGACATCGTCCACCGTGCCGTGGGCAAGGCCGGCGTGGTCCTGATCGCCGAGGGCAACCCGAACCGGGTGAAGCCGATGCTCGCGAACGAGAAGAAGAAGCTGGCCCGGATCATGCCCGACATCCCGGTCCACGACTTCATCGTGGGCAAGGGCGAGGGCGAGGTGCCGCTCAAGAAGGTCCGTACGACCCTGATGAAGCTGCCCCGTGTGCTGTCCGGGCCCCAGATCACTCAGGTCAACGACAAACTGCGGGCCATGGGCGACTTGCTCAGCAACATGCCGATCCCGAAGGGCCCGATGCCCAAGGGGATGCGCATGCCGCGCGGCGGAAAGATGCGCTGA
- a CDS encoding SCO2195 family GlnR-regulated protein encodes MQAAPVRAIAIPSFTDAVRGLESLLMSGARRNAWTAVLEDRRRAQDRVETEHVLEAAATRTEKAT; translated from the coding sequence ATGCAGGCCGCGCCCGTACGCGCCATCGCCATCCCGTCCTTCACCGACGCCGTCCGCGGCCTGGAGTCGCTGCTCATGAGCGGCGCCCGCCGGAACGCCTGGACGGCCGTGCTCGAAGACCGCCGCAGGGCCCAGGACCGGGTCGAAACCGAGCACGTACTCGAGGCCGCGGCGACCCGGACCGAGAAGGCCACGTAA